Genomic DNA from Echeneis naucrates chromosome 14, fEcheNa1.1, whole genome shotgun sequence:
AGTACAAAACTGATCCCAAAGGCTGGCTGGCGTAAGCGGCATGTCCAATCTTGTGGCTCACCGATGAAGACCAGAGAGCTGGAGAAGCAACAGATCAGTGAGAACAAGAGAACATAGGACAGTTCTCGATTTGTCGCCTTCACTATTGGGGTGTTCCGAAATCTAACAAAGACAACCATCACAAAAGCTGTCAAAACAACTCCCACCACTGCACATATGGCCAAAGCTATGCCGAAAGGTTCTGTCCAAGAGAGAAACTCAATTTCCTTCAGGAAGCAGAATGTGTGGTTCCCATTGGACCAGGAGTTGTTTGGACACTTGGTGCAAACACTGGCATCTGTATAAAGAACATGTATGTTAAACTAATGAAATTGTAGCAAGGTGTAATATTAGTAGAATGAGATCATAGTGAATGTTTGACTTCCTCATACCTCTGTGGTTACTGTACTCTCCATCTGAGCACTCCGTGCATTCAAAGCAGCATGTGGGCATACTATCTATGATCCCTTTTCTTGTGCCAGGTTCACAGTCCTCACTGCAATTAGAGAACGGCACCTATGGGACGTGAAATGGACATCAGAAAGAGTTGCatcacaaagagagaagaaaatacaTTCAGAATGGATGTAAATATTCAGTAATGTGGTCAGTTAAAGTGATTAATCCTCTTTGTTACCCATCGattcaatttctctttgctctAAAATGTCGCTTTCATCTACACTGTCACCATTAAAGTGATAGTTTGGGTTATTTGATGTGGGGATGTGTGGGATAGATTCATATCCGGTGTAATACCTGGAGCAATAGGAGCAccagtgaagaaaaaaagtcaacattaGTTTAagtgtatgttttattttcagtactTCACAACTTAATCCTGCCCTCAAATATCGTTTACCTTTGGAACTACAGCACATATTGGTACACACTAGTGGACCTGTGGACCTACAACAAACACTGTGCTCCTCAGTCTGAGCCAAGTTCAAGTGCATCAGTCTAATTAGACTTAGTTTGGAGGTGGAAAAAATAGATCCAGCCTGGTACTGTTTGGGGACAAGATCAAGCAGTGTAAATATTcaaaacatacaacacataAAATGCTGTTTCCTGTTCACAACAGTacatcattcatcttctgtgcCAGTGATCCTGCTGCTTCTGTAGAATGGGATCGTGCTGATCTGAATCTACTGCAGAAAATACACAGATGACTACCTCACCATCACTTTAACAGGCCATCTTTGATTGTCTATCTGCCAAGAGTGACAAAGGGAGTaacgaaaaagaaaatctgttgaTGCAGCTCTAAAGCGGGGATGAACTGCATCTGTCCACAGAGATCATCTTAAGATAAACTGTACGATTATCTGTCGACAATTCTAAAGATATTACTGCATGATAATGAAAAAACTTCCTAatgatgggaaaaaaaggaatgcTCTAACTCAAACATTTGCAACGAAACAGTCCGACTGACCTCTGAGCCGTAGCCGTTCCACAGAATCTTTGTCTTGTCGATGAACAGTTTGGCTCCTCTCTTAGTGTGCATGTTGTAATACCCAACCTCCTTGAACACCACGGAGCCGTCTTCGGCGGACCTGTGCCAGTTTATAATGGTATAATTTGCTGCCAGGTCTGCATTCTCATCAAAGTGCATCTTTTCCCCCATACTGTTGGTGTAATTCAAATGTCTGAGCTGCTTCAGCACCTGTAAAAGTGCAAACATACATGTGGATGATTCACTTATTAAGAAATGTAACTATTCATAGGAAGAAGCAATACTTCACCTGCCATGCTTCCATTTTCTTGATATCTGCACAAGAATTGTTGGCAAAAAGTCCATTTCCAGGCGTGCAGGTGAGTATGTCCTGCAGGGCCTGTGCAATGGAATACACTGCCACATACACGTTATAGGAGATGCGAAGGTGTGTGTAGTCCAGGTACGGGGTCTCAACATTTGTGATGTCTTCCTCACCAGTACACAGAGGCCTGAAGCTAGTGCTGTCACTCTCCTGCAGTCTCGGGCTGTCTTCCAAATAGCAGTTGAAGGTTTCTTCCCAAAACTCCCTGACAAATTCATTATGACTGTCTTTCTTTGGTTGGACTTGTTGCAAGAACTCTCGAAAACCAGGTATCCGCCCTGCTTTCAGAGCAAAGCCGATAGTCCCTGCCACAACGTCCAGGTATTCTGGTTTGGCAATAAGGGAGGACCCTGACCACGCTTCGCTGGCTAACCAAATGCGATCAGTGATGTTTCTTCTGGCCATCTCTTTGATTAATGGCTCAATATCTGGCGCGctggcaaaaacaacaatcactTTGGCTGTGGAGTTCTCAATCCTGTCGGCCAGAGCTTGGATTTCATGATCCTCAAAGTACTGAGATATAAGTTCATTTAGGTGAATGCAGATGTCTCGctcttccatttctttttcaaacttttcgATCCCTGGCCGTCCATAGTCATCATCTGAGGCCACAGCAATGACCCAGTTCCACTCAAAGTGCTCGATGATGTCTGCCATGGCTGTGGCCTGGTATTCATCCGTGGGAATGGTTCTCATGAAGGACTTGTACTGATTCTTGTTACTCAGTAAACGACTAGAGGAGGCGTAGCTGATCTGAAAAGTATTGATTACAATTGCTTAATGGTGTTCATGTTGTAGATTTTGTCATTCTTTGACAAATGTCTAGTCAGTCTAGTCAATAAGTTATATCTACATTATCCAAAACTAATAATGTATGAACATAGTTTCTAGGATTTGCTCAGGATTTAAGGTGGTTGATAGAGACAAGTTACTCAGCTACTCACCTGAGGAATATAAAAAAGGCCGAGAAGGTTTGCAACTGCTGTGGACACTGCCGATCCAGCTGCTCCGACTACTGCAATGGTTGATGGGATGTGATCAGTGCAGTTACAAAATTCATCCAAATTTAGGGAATCTATCTTGTTTTGGGCCACAAAACTGAGCGTAGCTTCCAGAGCTTTTGAAACCGTGTTGCATGTATCAAATATCCTGTATCCCAGAGTGATGTTGGGCAGGAGAGCGCTGCTGTTGTTAATCTCATCAATTGCAAAAATCATGGCCTGGAGCCAGCGGAAACCACGGAAATTGAACCTGCaggaaacaacatttaaaagagCTTCATTAGAGttacatttcagaaatgtttgGTGTCGACATAAAAGCCATGTCGAATTTTACCTGACACACTGTGTAGATTCTGGTCTGGCTGCAAGGTCTTGGTCTTTGGATGAAACACCAAAGTGTATGGGGAAAAGACCTCCAAGTAAGATGTCCCCAGTCATCTGTGCTCGTTGATAGGGCCCGTAGGTTGAAATGACATAGCTGGACCCCAAAAGTATGAGATAATAGAGAAGCAgtttcatcctttctttttgaaaatagATAGGATTATTTTCCTGAACTTCTCAGAGTATAAAATATTCTCAGTATAATCTCCTCCCACCGATctgcctgctgctctgttttgtgTTATTCATGTTTGCACTAATGAGACTGCCCACCTGTAGGaagcaaacaaaagaagcaTGTCATTGCTGTGTTTAAGATTAATTAAAAGGGGTTCAATAACTGCAGGTAGCTATTTTTTCCGATAAAACTGatgttaaaaataacatttttattttggcagaaaaatgatctcatttacattttcttgataACCCAGCAATAAATAAACATCGATGTGCTGCTATGGTGAGACTATCCAACAAACTCCAGTCACTTACCTCATAAAAAAGGGCAGTATGGAATCTGAGACGTTAGCTGGATGAATCAGACGTGTAGTCTTTTGGAATAAACTGACTTCTCTGTTGCTCtttctaaaaacaaatgaatttgaacatttaaaactTCGGTAACAATGTGGTCACACTTGTCTTTGTTGCTTGAAATATCCATCTGCACCCAAAATAGAAGCAGGATTTACATGAGGCAAAAGTAAAGTCACACTCTAATGACCTTCCTTCCTGAAAATGCTCAGTCCCACGCTGTGGCCAGTGAACCAAGTCACCATGGAGAAAAGCCATAGTAGCCTCACTGCATCTGGCTAATAGTACTGGAAAAATGCTTGGGCAGAGCTGTGATAATGAAGCAACTCATGCCTTAAAGAGCCACTGTTTGCCATATTAACCATGACTGAGAGAACGCCACCACACAGCCTGAAAAAATCTATTCAATCTATTATTGCTGGTACTTGAAAAGTACTTGAAAGCAagattaacaaaaaaataaagtaaaataaaaatgatttagaTCTATTGCCGCTAAATAACTATGCTAGAAAGCAGCATAATTATATAACTATCCAATGCCCAGTGTTGGTATGCAATGGCCCCTCAGTCATCTCcttgaaaataacaataaaaatacacatcacaTTATTTTCCACTTGTTCTAAATTGATAAAACAGATTTAGTCACACCATTTCTAACTAACTATGTAACTACCAGCAAAGATTGGGTTCACTGTTAGTTTTAAATAACTCAGAGACTATGCAACATCAGTGTAAAAGTCAGCTCTTCcagtttgttaaaaataaacattgaaactaaaacaaattgGAAAACGAAGTTGAACTAAACAGGTTAATTCCAAATTCTCTAAAACTGATGCTAATTAAATAACTTCAACTTCCAAAGTAAAACtattaaaacatcaaacataGACAATAACACAGGCCCAAACTTACCACCTGAATGCCGGAGTTTGCCCTAACCCTTCAAAAAAAAGCAGTTGAACAGATTTCTTTGGACCTTTCCTCCAAATGTACAGGATGCTGAATGGATTTACTGGACAAGGAGTGAGCTTCTGAATCTCTTTCTGCAGATGAATCATTTACAGAGAGAGGGGAGTCCATTTCCTTCAGCTAATGAAGTCTGCTCACAGTTCACTCCTCCTGAGCCAAAGCCACCGTAACCTACAGTGAGTTAGGAGGGTTACTTTAATTTGTAATGATCTACTATGACTACAGCACTGAAGGAACTTTTGAAGGAACATGTGCAAATAGAACACTAATTCTGTCTTCTAACAGTGTTTTATGATGGTATCtcttttcagtcatttcagaTATGTCTCtcagcagtcacacacacatttcctctaATCCTCAGTCATTCCTGGTGCctgtgtctgcatctgtttGACATCCAGTGATCAGTTTTCTAAGCAGGTTTGATCTGGCATTGCATTTTAGCGGCAGAGCTGCAGCGTGATACCAGGAGCCCCTGGAAGCAATGGACTGCATCATTATGTTCCTCAAACAATTAGCTGTCTCCTTCTGCTCTGATGGACGAGTCTTCAATTTGTTGCTGGGCAGATGTCTCTAGTAAGAACAATTTCAGTGAACAACATGTTGACTTACCTGTGTCCCAACCCAGCACACAAGGCACCAGACACATAAGGGGATCTAAACTGCCAAGCATAGATAGGATGGTTATTGTTAGTGTCAGTAAAAAGATGAATTCattgcttctttgtttttgccAATTCTTCTAAAAGTAGATGAAAACGCTTCAACAGTAAAGGAGTTCAATAAAACAAGGAAAAGCCAATTAGGAATGTAACACACAGAACTTGGTGTATCAGAGCTGATGaatcagcagcaggagagtcagttttattttatgcattaaatattactgaaaggaatTTCTAGACTTTTCAGTTgccattatatttattttttatttattcacacacacaggaaaggaagagaagTCTCTGAACTTAAAGGAAAGCGATTTATTTTATATCCATGCAAGAGATTTGCAAAGTTGATGgatgaaagtaaaaatgtataGTGAAGGTCTGGACCGGTTTCATGACCTTCAGTTAAAATGTACAATTAACGCAAGGAGACAAAAATTAAAAGCACACACTGAAATCAGCAGCTTTGTGGGGCTTTAACGTTTTCATCCAGTGTTGCTCTTCTCAGCAATGTCCTCCCTCAGATCATGTCTTTTGCAG
This window encodes:
- the casr gene encoding extracellular calcium-sensing receptor, yielding MKLLLYYLILLGSSYVISTYGPYQRAQMTGDILLGGLFPIHFGVSSKDQDLAARPESTQCVRFNFRGFRWLQAMIFAIDEINNSSALLPNITLGYRIFDTCNTVSKALEATLSFVAQNKIDSLNLDEFCNCTDHIPSTIAVVGAAGSAVSTAVANLLGLFYIPQISYASSSRLLSNKNQYKSFMRTIPTDEYQATAMADIIEHFEWNWVIAVASDDDYGRPGIEKFEKEMEERDICIHLNELISQYFEDHEIQALADRIENSTAKVIVVFASAPDIEPLIKEMARRNITDRIWLASEAWSGSSLIAKPEYLDVVAGTIGFALKAGRIPGFREFLQQVQPKKDSHNEFVREFWEETFNCYLEDSPRLQESDSTSFRPLCTGEEDITNVETPYLDYTHLRISYNVYVAVYSIAQALQDILTCTPGNGLFANNSCADIKKMEAWQVLKQLRHLNYTNSMGEKMHFDENADLAANYTIINWHRSAEDGSVVFKEVGYYNMHTKRGAKLFIDKTKILWNGYGSEVPFSNCSEDCEPGTRKGIIDSMPTCCFECTECSDGEYSNHRDASVCTKCPNNSWSNGNHTFCFLKEIEFLSWTEPFGIALAICAVVGVVLTAFVMVVFVRFRNTPIVKATNRELSYVLLFSLICCFSSSLVFIGEPQDWTCRLRQPAFGISFVLCISCILVKTNRVLLVFEAKIPTSLHRKWWGLNLQFLLVFLCTFVQVMICVIWLYNAPPSSYRNHDIDEIIFITCNEGSVMALGFLIGYTCLLAAICFFFAFKSRKLPENFTEAKFITFSMLIFFIVWISFIPAYFSTYGKFVSAVEVIAILASSFGMLACIFFNKVYIILFKPSRNTIEEVRCSTAAHAFKVAAKATLKHSAASRKKSSSIGGSSASTPSSSFSLKTNGNDCDPTSVKHKPRVSFGSGTVTLSLSFEESRRSSLM